From Danio rerio strain Tuebingen ecotype United States chromosome 7, GRCz12tu, whole genome shotgun sequence, the proteins below share one genomic window:
- the LOC141375234 gene encoding macrophage mannose receptor 1-like isoform X1: MSVCTRAKMEKALIYCCLIAAGLVSVVDSAEYVLVDTYKSWTEAADYCGQKYIDLASAQTAGDWSRFTELSAAYSQPEAWVGLYDDVDSWRWSYQEEALTFTAWESNQPNNYGANEDCVMMRPNGYWRDKKCNLICPFVCESTGKPVLVNNTQLTWRNAQRYCREHYIDLFTVRSEEENQLLHNMSEMYTCTWIGLFRDSWKWSDHSADPVSLRWATGQPDNALGNENCAVVDKNGLLADKPCSEPFRFICSIRSRQNVLRLELKAEDDVNVELMMAALLEEIEQNLGESMKSANVKLTWRKQANGKVFQTN; this comes from the exons ATGAGCGTCTGTACACGAGCCAAGATGGAGAAAGCCCTCATTTACTGCTGCCTGATTGCAG CAGGTCTCGTGTCAGTGGTGGACTCTGCTGAGTATGTTCTGGTGGATACGTATAAAAGCTGGACTGAAGCTGCAGATTACTGTGGACAGAAGTACATTGATCTGGCCAGCGCTCAGACTGCTGGAGACTGGAGCCGCTTCACTGAGTTATCAGCTGCTTACTCTCAGCCTGAGGCTTGGGTTGGCCTCTATGATGATGTGGACAGCTGGAGATGGTCCTATCAGGAGGAAGCTCTCACATTCACAGCGTGGGAATCTAACCAGCCCAATAATTATGGAGCAAATGAAGACTGTGTCATGATGCGTCCAAATGGATACTGGAGAGATAAGAAGTGCAATCTCATATGTCCGTTTGTTTGTGAAAGCA CAGGAAAGCCAGTACTGGTTAACAATACACAGCTGACCTGGAGAAATGCCCAGAGATACTGCAGAGAACACTACATTGACCTGTTCACAGTGCGCAGCGAGGAGGAGAACCAGCTTTTACACAACATGAGCGAGATGTACACCTGCACCTGGATCGGCCTGTTCCGAGACAGCTGGAAGTGGTCCGATCACAGCGCAGATCCGGTATCTCTACGATGGGCTACAGGACAACCCGACAATGCTCTCGGCAACGAAAACTGTGCTGTTGTAGATAAGAATGGGCTTCTTGCTGATAAGCCATGCTCTGAACCGTTCCGCTTCATCTGCAGTA TTCGGTCGAGGCAGAATGTGCTGCGGCTGGAGCTGAAGGCTGAGGATGATGTGAATGTTGAGCTGATGATGGCCGCTTTGTTGGAGGAG ATTGAGCAGAATCTCGGAGAGTCGATGAAGAGCGCCAATGTGAAGCTGACATGGAGAAAACAGGCCAATGGGAAAGTCTTCCAGACAAATTAA
- the LOC141375234 gene encoding C-type lectin domain family 10 member A-like isoform X2 — MMRPNGYWRDKKCNLICPFVCESTGKPVLVNNTQLTWRNAQRYCREHYIDLFTVRSEEENQLLHNMSEMYTCTWIGLFRDSWKWSDHSADPVSLRWATGQPDNALGNENCAVVDKNGLLADKPCSEPFRFICSIRSRQNVLRLELKAEDDVNVELMMAALLEEIEQNLGESMKSANVKLTWRKQANGKVFQTN, encoded by the exons ATGATGCGTCCAAATGGATACTGGAGAGATAAGAAGTGCAATCTCATATGTCCGTTTGTTTGTGAAAGCA CAGGAAAGCCAGTACTGGTTAACAATACACAGCTGACCTGGAGAAATGCCCAGAGATACTGCAGAGAACACTACATTGACCTGTTCACAGTGCGCAGCGAGGAGGAGAACCAGCTTTTACACAACATGAGCGAGATGTACACCTGCACCTGGATCGGCCTGTTCCGAGACAGCTGGAAGTGGTCCGATCACAGCGCAGATCCGGTATCTCTACGATGGGCTACAGGACAACCCGACAATGCTCTCGGCAACGAAAACTGTGCTGTTGTAGATAAGAATGGGCTTCTTGCTGATAAGCCATGCTCTGAACCGTTCCGCTTCATCTGCAGTA TTCGGTCGAGGCAGAATGTGCTGCGGCTGGAGCTGAAGGCTGAGGATGATGTGAATGTTGAGCTGATGATGGCCGCTTTGTTGGAGGAG ATTGAGCAGAATCTCGGAGAGTCGATGAAGAGCGCCAATGTGAAGCTGACATGGAGAAAACAGGCCAATGGGAAAGTCTTCCAGACAAATTAA